DNA from Candidatus Binatus sp.:
CCGACGAGTCATCCGAGGCTGCGGCGCATGCGGCGTGCGAGATGTTGCATGGGGCGGCGGCGGACGACCTGGTGATTGTCGCGCTGAGCGGAGGCGCGTCGGCGATGCTCACGTGGCCGGCCGAGGGGATAGCGCTGGCGGACAAGATCGCGGTTAATCAAGCGCTGCTCAAAGCCGGCGCGTCGATTCGCGAGCTCAACGTCGTGCGCAGGCATCTTTCGGCCGTGAAGGGCGGGCGGCTCATCCGCCATTGCGGCGGCGCACGCGTGCTCGGGCTGATCCTGTCCGACGTGCCGGGCAACGACCTGGCGACGATTGGCTCGGGGCTGACCGCGGGTGACTGGAGCAGCTTCGGCGACGCGGTCGCGGTGCTGAAGCGGCGCAACGTATGGGGGCGTGCGCCCGAGTCTGTGCGCGGGTACCTCGAGCGGGCGGTAGCGGGCGAAGCCGACGCGACGGTAAAGACCAACGATCCGATCCTCGAACGCGTGACCAACGTGATCATTGGCGACGGCGAGGTTGCGCTTGAGGGCGCCGAGCAGGCGGCTGCTGCCCTCGGCTATCATCCGGATCGATGGATCGAGCTGCGCGGCGAGGCCAACGACGTCGGCCGCGCGATTGCGCAGCGCCTGTGCCAGATCACGCGCGAGCGGGTATGCGCCATGGCAAGCGGCGAGCCGGTGGTGACGGTGCGCGGAGCGGGGCGGGGCGGACGCGCC
Protein-coding regions in this window:
- a CDS encoding glycerate kinase type-2 family protein, with the translated sequence MSSPTTDSDSQRAARADLETIYRAAVAAVDPARLVGRAMDGGCHGAEQVPDLVAGASRVLMLAVGKAAAAMAHEIERRIADKLADALAIIPRAATKQPALILKKGTAATAERALILKKLKRVRVLASSHPVPDESSEAAAHAACEMLHGAAADDLVIVALSGGASAMLTWPAEGIALADKIAVNQALLKAGASIRELNVVRRHLSAVKGGRLIRHCGGARVLGLILSDVPGNDLATIGSGLTAGDWSSFGDAVAVLKRRNVWGRAPESVRGYLERAVAGEADATVKTNDPILERVTNVIIGDGEVALEGAEQAAAALGYHPDRWIELRGEANDVGRAIAQRLCQITRERVCAMASGEPVVTVRGAGRGGRAQQSALAAAIELSEIGPGRRITALFAGTDGIDGPTDAAGAFASPATVADGDRAGVSAATALIRNDSYSFFKAAGGLFLTGPTGTNVSDIFLALVNY